One window of the Salvelinus alpinus chromosome 13, SLU_Salpinus.1, whole genome shotgun sequence genome contains the following:
- the LOC139537914 gene encoding protein ABHD15 has protein sequence MATDQDLVSSCEWECDRVSYLLPSLLLFLLYLALRWPPVQRMARLGVKAAAWGLWVALCWVLELPIHRPDTEPGWGKERGGTQGHGSSPGLAIGPSPEKSWGRERGMGLGLGSHPALSPAPGPTLACKPTALARFLLQHCCSLARPRLASWPRGDPHLQTLSGLLLGGLTAGDQGQEEVNFTRDHLLLKDGGVVALDWAVGVSGREAVGRERGKEHHPGGKALGCHTSTPPILLLIPHYWGGVTPHLRGLCRMALRQGFYALVFHRRGTGGCPLTTPRLTEYGDSADLVQTVAYVRSRHPSSVLVAVSEGSGSGLLLSYLGECGSSSYLTAAACISPVLQGQLWFDTPLPPLYRWAVLVQRKLQLSRYASALSGVLDVDRALHCSSLRDFEETLFCSALRPDIPHHPTSHTPTPGAKTASATPTTKPGAAVHPLNTPHLTGPHNTKLEAMSGAKTVSPTHASTPRVPTTRAGDTAPHQHTLHHSTGPHQPGAPASTSGARSGATGATAPPPSLRGAGLAGASGVGGVAAWVLGERGHPARDWESYWERNEPLRDADEVAVPVLCLCSRDDPLLPPPSTLPLALFQNNPYFLLALTETGGHCGFGLEEGGQGEGEVGGNWSNVSVLEYFRVVAEFLKGEERKGMRWGGVGGARAAGGRGAVPCYLPRRKRESMMKRDRPSTQSHTQEHLNDGWGGGRGGEEGQFTWQRSYTR, from the exons ATGGCCACTGACCAGGATCTCGTCTCCTCCTGTGAGTGGGAGTGTGACAGGGTGTCGTACCTCCTGCCCTCCCTGCTGCTGTTCCTGCTCTACCTGGCTCTCCGCTGGCCCCCGGTACAGCGAATGGCGAGGCTGGGGGTGAAGGCTGCCGCCTGGGGGCTGTGGGTGGCACTGTGCTGGGTCCTAGAGCTCCCCATCCACCGCCCTGACACAGAGCCAGGCTGGGGcaaggagaggggaggaacaCAGGGGCATGGATCATCCCCAGGCCTTGCCATAGGACCGTCACCAGAGAAAAGCTGGggtagggagaggggaatgggCCTTGGCTTGGGATCACATCCagccctctccccagccccaGGACCCACTCTAGCCTGTAAGCCCACAGCCCTGGCCCGGTTCCTGCTCCAGCACTGCTGTTCCCTGGCCAGACCCAGACTGGCCTCATGGCCCAGGGGGGACCCCCACCTCCAGACACTCTCAGGTTTGCTATTGGGGGGCCTGACTGCAGGAGACCAGGGACAAGAGGAGGTCAACTTTACCCGAGACCACCTTCTACTGAAGGACGGGGGGGTAGTGGCTTTGGACTGGGCTGTAGGCGTAAGTGGGAGAGAGGCTGTGGgacgggagagagggaaggagcacCATCCTGGGGGAAAGGCATTGGGCTGCCACACCTCCACGCCTCcaatcctcctcctcatccctcactACTGGGGAGGGGTGACGCCCCACCTGAGGGGTCTGTGTAGAATGGCTCTTCGTCAGGGTTTCTATGCCCTCGTGTTTCACCGTAGGGGCACGGGGGGGTGCCCTCTCACCACACCACGGCTGACTGAGTATGGAGACTCTGCTGACCTGGTGCAG ACAGTAGCGTATGTGCGTAGCCGGCACCCGTCCTCTGTGCTGGTAGCGGTGAGCGAGGGTTCTGGTTCGGGCCTGCTGCTGTCCTACTTGGGAGAGTGTGGCTCCTCCTCTTACCTGACGGCTGCAGCCTGCATCTCACCTGTCCTGCAGGGCCAGCTGTGGTTTGACACGCCCCTGCCGCCACTCTACCGCTGGGCAGTGCTGGTCCAACGCAAACTGCAACTCAGCAG GTATGCCAGTGCCcttagtggggtgttagatgtagACAGGGCTCTCCACTGTTCCTCCCTCAGAGACTTTGAAGAGACCCTGTTCTGCTCTGCACTGCGACCCGACATCCCCCACCACCCAACCAGTCACACACCGACCCCAGGGGCCAAAACTGCCAGCGCGACACCAACCACCAAACCAGGGGCTGCTGTACACCCACTGAACACCCCCCATCTGACGGGACCCCACAACACCAAACTGGAGGCCATGTCCGGGGCCAAAACCGTCTCCCCCACCCATGCCTCTACTCCCAGGGTTCCAACCACCAGAGCAGGGGACACAGCACCCCACCAACACACCCTACACCACTCAACAGGACCCCACCAGCCTGGGGCCCCAGCCTCCACCTCTGGAGCCAGATCAGGTGCCACAGGGGCCACtgctcccccaccctcccttagGGGAGCTGGGTTAGCAGGGGCATCAGGGGTAGGTGGGGTGGCAGCCTGGGTGCTGGGTGAGCGGGGTCATCctgccagggactgggagagttACTGGGAGAGGAACGAACCTCTGAGGGACGCAGACGAGGTGGCGGTTCCCGTGCTCTGCCTCTGTAGCCGTGACGACCCCCTCCTGCCGCCCCCCTCCACCCTGCCCCTCGCCCTTTTCCAAAACAACCCTTATTTCTTGCTGGCGCTGACGGAGACGGGTGGGCACTGTGGGTTTGGACtggaggagggaggacagggggagggagaggtgggaggtAACTGGAGTAACGTGTCTGTGTTGGAGTACTTCAGGGTGGTGGCTGAGTTtctgaagggggaggagaggaaggggatgagGTGGGGGGGTGTAGGAGGGGCACGGGCAGCGGGGGGCAGAGGGGCAGTACCATGCTACCTCCCCCGGAGGAAGAGGGAGTCCATGATGAAGAGAGACAGACCcagcacacagtcacacacacaggaacacctCAATGATGGATGGGGAGgcggaagaggaggggaggagggacagtTTACCTGGCAGAGGTCCTACACGCgctga